One segment of Chthonomonas sp. DNA contains the following:
- a CDS encoding RluA family pseudouridine synthase — protein sequence MKTLVAQKKERLDVLIVGNEPGLSRTKVAAAIPNGFVTVDGLVVLKPGHPVHPGQTVAYPEFEDTPAHDLTPASRELEFVFEDAHMLVVNKPRGLASHPATSLKEPSLVNVLLAYGKELSSEAGSFRPGIVHRLDKDTTGLMLIAKTDSAHRSLASQIQNKTAERRYVALCTGHMDQTRFRVEAPIARDPAYRVRMKVDNNGKPAATECKVIERGGPGMLIGCRLESGRTHQIRVHLQAVGCPVLGDPIYGSSTPTDAPLQLHAAYIAFDHPVSGERIVRYCPTPDDFLFVSSNLEEALMQW from the coding sequence ATGAAGACCCTCGTTGCACAGAAAAAGGAGCGGCTGGACGTACTCATCGTCGGCAACGAACCGGGGCTCAGCCGCACCAAGGTTGCGGCGGCAATACCGAATGGGTTTGTGACCGTTGACGGCCTGGTCGTTCTCAAGCCGGGTCACCCGGTGCATCCAGGTCAGACGGTCGCTTATCCCGAGTTCGAAGACACCCCCGCCCACGACCTCACACCGGCGTCCCGCGAGCTCGAGTTTGTCTTTGAAGATGCGCACATGCTCGTCGTCAACAAACCGCGCGGATTGGCAAGCCACCCCGCAACGAGCCTGAAAGAGCCTAGCTTGGTGAACGTACTTCTCGCATATGGCAAGGAGCTGAGCTCCGAGGCGGGAAGTTTCCGTCCGGGGATAGTGCACCGGTTGGACAAGGACACCACGGGTCTTATGCTGATCGCGAAGACTGATAGCGCGCATCGATCTCTTGCCAGCCAGATCCAGAACAAGACGGCGGAGCGCCGGTACGTAGCTCTGTGCACCGGGCATATGGATCAGACCCGATTCCGCGTCGAAGCCCCGATCGCCCGGGACCCCGCCTACCGCGTTCGCATGAAGGTCGATAACAACGGCAAGCCCGCGGCGACAGAGTGCAAGGTCATCGAGCGCGGTGGACCTGGAATGCTGATCGGCTGCCGACTGGAGTCCGGACGCACCCACCAGATCCGTGTCCATCTCCAGGCGGTTGGTTGCCCAGTGCTCGGAGATCCGATTTACGGCTCTTCCACCCCAACCGATGCACCCCTGCAACTGCATGCAGCCTACATCGCTTTCGATCATCCGGTGAGCGGTGAGCGGATCGTGCGCTATTGCCCGACGCCAGACGACTTCCTCTTCGTTAGTTCGAACCTGGAAGAAGCCCTAATGCAGTGGTGA
- a CDS encoding class I SAM-dependent methyltransferase gives MDHRHLVGIFQALQLQLSDQQAAAFEAFEDALYIANEVMNLTRVPKDECIVRHIADSLTVSPFISHGLRVLDIGCGPGFPAWPLACARPDLTVTAMDSSGKMLGFLEKNRCRNLATLQARAEDRPFDGAMDVTTGRAVAPLGIQIELSARPLKVGGFVLPMRTPADLEGVKSFPADVLGLELEDIHSIEVPTTDVVRLLPVFRKVKPTPRQYPRSWAEIRRSPLH, from the coding sequence ATGGATCATCGCCATCTTGTCGGTATTTTTCAAGCGCTGCAACTACAGCTCAGCGATCAGCAGGCGGCTGCCTTTGAAGCATTTGAAGACGCTTTGTACATCGCGAACGAGGTGATGAACCTGACGCGGGTGCCAAAAGACGAGTGCATCGTTCGGCACATCGCCGACTCACTCACAGTGTCGCCATTCATTTCGCACGGTCTGAGAGTTCTTGATATTGGGTGCGGCCCCGGGTTTCCGGCATGGCCCCTGGCGTGCGCACGCCCCGACCTCACGGTGACGGCCATGGACAGCAGCGGCAAGATGCTGGGTTTTCTGGAGAAGAATCGCTGCCGGAACCTGGCAACCCTTCAAGCGCGCGCTGAGGATCGGCCCTTCGATGGTGCGATGGACGTCACGACAGGCCGAGCAGTCGCCCCGTTGGGCATCCAGATCGAGCTCTCTGCGCGGCCGCTGAAGGTCGGAGGGTTTGTGCTACCCATGCGGACTCCGGCCGATCTGGAAGGTGTGAAGTCGTTTCCAGCCGACGTGTTGGGCCTGGAGCTTGAGGACATCCACTCGATCGAGGTGCCGACGACCGACGTGGTGCGGCTACTGCCGGTGTTCCGAAAGGTCAAGCCAACGCCGCGACAGTACCCACGTAGTTGGGCGGAAATCCGCCGCTCACCACTGCATTAG
- a CDS encoding tetratricopeptide repeat protein produces the protein MSMSPDYQQIVELFGLVVPEIDVDLELEESEQQGRDGQESQQLGNQSLREGEYQRAIKHYQRALHQSEGDPAEAHLGLATAFEILEQSPAAVRQYARVLKLQQDNPDPYIGLSEIYKGYGHAKEAIQRLEEAVKVDPANPHTHFKLAETLRECGYPKKALRAIQQAVLLAPDSGFFHYWMGDLQVQLKDYEAALISLRAAIELSPGDDFLYSKASVAFWGAGKPAEAIKAVRLASDLAPDSTMYFGLMYAYQRALGNSAETEEERKRAEKMDDYDRDRVNRFLAEAGIGESNHLA, from the coding sequence ATGAGCATGTCCCCCGACTACCAGCAGATCGTCGAACTGTTCGGCCTCGTTGTGCCGGAAATCGACGTGGACTTGGAACTGGAAGAGTCCGAGCAGCAGGGCAGGGACGGTCAGGAAAGCCAGCAGCTGGGAAACCAGAGCTTGAGAGAGGGCGAGTACCAGCGCGCGATCAAGCACTATCAGCGGGCGCTCCACCAGTCGGAGGGCGACCCGGCGGAAGCCCATCTAGGACTGGCCACCGCATTCGAGATCTTGGAGCAGAGCCCTGCCGCGGTTCGGCAATACGCGCGGGTGCTTAAACTCCAGCAGGACAATCCGGACCCCTACATCGGTCTCAGCGAGATCTACAAGGGGTATGGGCACGCCAAGGAGGCGATCCAGCGACTCGAAGAGGCAGTCAAGGTCGATCCGGCAAATCCTCATACGCACTTCAAGCTTGCAGAGACTTTGCGCGAATGCGGCTACCCAAAGAAGGCGCTACGGGCGATTCAGCAGGCGGTGCTCCTCGCGCCTGATAGCGGGTTCTTCCACTATTGGATGGGCGATCTGCAGGTTCAACTGAAAGACTACGAGGCAGCGCTCATCTCGTTGCGGGCTGCGATCGAACTCTCACCCGGTGACGATTTTCTCTACAGCAAAGCGAGTGTCGCTTTTTGGGGTGCTGGGAAGCCCGCTGAGGCGATCAAAGCCGTCCGGCTGGCAAGTGACTTGGCTCCAGATTCGACGATGTACTTCGGGCTAATGTATGCCTATCAGCGAGCACTCGGTAATTCAGCTGAGACCGAAGAGGAAAGGAAGCGAGCCGAGAAGATGGATGACTATGACCGAGACCGGGTCAATCGGTTCTTGGCAGAGGCGGGGATCGGGGAAAGCAACCACCTCGCTTAG
- a CDS encoding enoyl-CoA hydratase/isomerase family protein — translation MGSGIAAHLANCGFRVTLFDMTRDAARAGLDRAKSLKPPHFATPESAARVEIAGVDQDLEILRSADWVCEAIIEKLDAKRSLYERIEPYLPETAMVSTNTSGLEIALLKDGRSETFRRRFFGTHFFNPPRHLKLLELIPTDETDTGELRRATELLEARMGRRVVPAKDTPGFIANRFGMWAMLHAVHVAEKLRLSVETVDLLTGPFLGRPRTASFRLNDLVGIDIMADIAANLRDRCATDDFTPSLSLPKSVEHLLANGHLGQKAGRGYFMKEANSISTLDLETLLYRDSVEADLPSIKPLQKLPLGERLAKTLELGDDAGEFMRRYLIPTLKYAHAIREEISHNVQDFDRVMMWGFGWEMGPFAMIDAIGPEKVGIEGGHFYRQNEMRGHHGGWVNQKHEPEFRSLAEYPLKEKLETFQVRDLGDGIAAVSLTTKLGTVGPKLLEELTHWIGAHKGPFVIANEQRSFSVGFDLTFFRDCIDAGDWGLVDEGLVALQQTAIALRSRACVAAVHGYCLGGGFELALGSAVILASPEATIGFPEAKVGLIPGGHGTALLRARSGDSAKTMVDFASRVVQGVTVSGAYEAQRLGLLRPHDVVGLHPDRLMADAREIAKTVKPLGEQSFEMPVGPLGGMIDHMLAELLAAGKISEYDKRIGEHIKAVFVKPTNWQEALDWERKEFIELMQLGQSVARIRHMIETGKPLRN, via the coding sequence ATGGGTTCCGGAATTGCAGCTCACTTGGCCAATTGCGGGTTCCGCGTCACGCTCTTTGATATGACGCGCGACGCGGCCAGGGCGGGACTGGACAGAGCAAAATCTCTGAAACCACCGCATTTCGCGACGCCCGAATCTGCGGCGCGGGTCGAGATCGCGGGAGTAGACCAGGACCTTGAGATTTTGCGGTCGGCGGACTGGGTCTGCGAGGCGATCATCGAGAAGCTCGATGCCAAGCGCAGCCTCTATGAGAGGATCGAGCCCTACTTGCCCGAGACCGCGATGGTCAGCACCAATACGAGCGGCCTGGAAATCGCGCTGCTGAAAGATGGAAGGTCAGAGACCTTCCGTCGCCGATTCTTCGGAACCCACTTCTTCAATCCGCCCCGACATCTGAAGCTGCTCGAACTCATCCCGACCGATGAAACAGATACCGGCGAGCTACGCAGGGCAACCGAACTCCTTGAGGCACGCATGGGACGTCGGGTCGTCCCGGCCAAAGACACCCCGGGGTTCATTGCGAACCGATTCGGCATGTGGGCGATGCTCCACGCGGTTCATGTGGCAGAGAAGCTGCGGCTGAGCGTGGAGACGGTGGACCTGCTCACCGGTCCATTCTTGGGCCGCCCGCGAACTGCAAGCTTCCGCCTGAATGACCTCGTTGGGATCGACATCATGGCCGACATCGCTGCGAACCTGCGCGACCGCTGCGCGACCGACGACTTCACCCCTTCGCTGTCCCTACCGAAGTCCGTCGAGCACCTGCTCGCCAACGGCCACCTTGGCCAGAAGGCCGGGCGCGGTTACTTCATGAAAGAGGCCAACAGCATCTCGACCTTGGACCTTGAGACGCTGCTGTACCGCGACTCGGTTGAGGCGGACTTGCCTTCGATCAAACCGCTGCAAAAGCTGCCTCTGGGTGAACGTCTCGCAAAGACGCTGGAACTTGGCGACGACGCGGGTGAGTTCATGCGCCGCTACTTGATTCCCACCCTGAAGTACGCGCATGCCATTCGCGAGGAGATCAGCCACAACGTTCAGGACTTCGACCGTGTGATGATGTGGGGATTTGGATGGGAGATGGGCCCGTTTGCCATGATCGATGCGATCGGCCCTGAGAAGGTCGGCATCGAAGGTGGCCACTTCTACCGGCAGAACGAGATGCGCGGTCACCACGGCGGCTGGGTCAATCAGAAACATGAACCCGAGTTTCGATCTCTCGCTGAGTATCCGCTTAAAGAGAAGCTTGAGACGTTTCAAGTCCGCGACCTTGGAGATGGCATCGCCGCGGTCAGTTTGACGACTAAGCTCGGAACTGTCGGACCGAAGCTGCTAGAAGAGCTCACTCACTGGATTGGGGCGCACAAGGGTCCGTTCGTGATTGCGAATGAGCAGCGCTCGTTCTCGGTCGGGTTTGACCTGACATTCTTCCGCGATTGTATCGATGCGGGCGATTGGGGCCTCGTGGACGAGGGACTGGTTGCGCTTCAGCAAACGGCGATTGCCCTGCGCTCACGGGCCTGTGTGGCGGCGGTCCACGGCTATTGCCTGGGTGGAGGATTTGAGCTCGCGCTCGGTAGCGCGGTCATTCTTGCTAGTCCCGAGGCAACGATCGGATTCCCAGAGGCCAAGGTCGGTCTCATCCCTGGCGGCCACGGCACGGCACTCCTGCGCGCCCGAAGCGGAGATTCGGCCAAGACCATGGTCGATTTCGCTAGCAGGGTGGTGCAGGGGGTGACGGTGTCTGGAGCGTACGAAGCGCAGCGCCTGGGACTGTTGCGACCCCACGACGTTGTGGGTCTACACCCGGACCGGCTGATGGCGGACGCGAGAGAGATCGCCAAGACCGTGAAGCCGCTTGGCGAGCAGAGTTTCGAGATGCCAGTTGGCCCGCTTGGTGGGATGATTGATCACATGCTGGCCGAACTGCTGGCAGCAGGGAAGATATCGGAGTACGACAAGCGGATCGGCGAACACATCAAAGCGGTGTTCGTCAAGCCGACGAACTGGCAGGAAGCGCTGGACTGGGAACGAAAGGAGTTCATTGAACTCATGCAACTCGGTCAGTCCGTGGCGCGGATTCGTCATATGATCGAGACCGGCAAGCCCCTGCGAAACTAG
- a CDS encoding MBL fold metallo-hydrolase → MALAVPAIARADGGDVVGGDDGTYVFQRVPINELVPTGSLTFGVGRSASKTVVFDPGYNGDLTRMKLLDRGINPNDVTDVIFTHATLGNTGGALYGGQLLFPNATHIMSADEYNFWMNNIPDRRLVDPENMQRAGNVQRNLVKIQPKLRLIDIDDTIEPGLLATQFVGVSPGSFGVLVAIANGSIMWCGALFDDNAIARISRMSPDLYTSAGRTLLSRVKCRNTCGGINAPYYGSRLSAFA, encoded by the coding sequence ATGGCACTTGCAGTGCCCGCCATTGCCCGTGCCGATGGCGGCGACGTTGTCGGCGGCGACGACGGAACGTACGTGTTCCAGCGCGTTCCAATCAACGAGTTGGTCCCTACCGGCTCGCTCACGTTTGGCGTTGGCCGGAGCGCTTCGAAGACGGTGGTGTTTGACCCGGGCTACAACGGCGACCTCACCCGCATGAAGCTTCTCGACCGCGGCATCAACCCGAACGATGTCACCGATGTCATCTTCACCCACGCCACACTCGGCAACACGGGTGGCGCACTCTACGGCGGGCAGCTACTCTTCCCGAACGCGACCCACATCATGTCGGCGGACGAATACAACTTCTGGATGAACAACATCCCCGACCGACGCCTCGTCGATCCTGAGAACATGCAGCGTGCGGGCAACGTTCAGCGCAACCTGGTGAAGATTCAGCCCAAGCTGCGTTTGATCGATATCGATGACACCATTGAACCGGGACTGCTCGCGACGCAGTTTGTCGGGGTGTCGCCAGGAAGTTTTGGAGTACTCGTGGCCATCGCGAATGGCTCCATCATGTGGTGTGGTGCGCTATTCGATGACAACGCGATCGCGCGTATCAGCCGAATGTCTCCTGACCTGTACACTTCTGCGGGACGCACGCTTCTGTCTCGGGTCAAGTGCCGCAACACGTGTGGTGGCATCAATGCGCCCTACTACGGATCTCGTCTCAGCGCATTCGCCTGA
- a CDS encoding B12-binding domain-containing protein, which translates to MTETPKDRTVSYDPLIELMARFENVKAQDNSANPFEGLSEEEVLQKHIVDGIKRQLESHIDDALTQYTPLQIINDILLEGMKTVGELFGVGKMQLPFVLQSAEVMKSAVRYLEPMMERVEGSEKGSILLATVSGDVHDIGKNLVDIILSNNGYRVVNIGIKQPINTILEQFQQNKCQVIGLSGLLVKSTLIMRDNLLEMNDRKLERIPVILGGAALTRAYVEQDLRELYRGRVYYAQDAFEGLRLMGELCTETAPAPEVQDLDEPLERRVRSHRVDGADTAHYVFDGVISDVTKDIAPPKLPFYGWRKHEKFDIFELYRYINTIALFRGQWQFKRQESMDNPAFTAWLEENAQPIFERLQRSLARRMHPKVKWGYFWCGSEGNDLVILHEDARTERLRFRFPRQLEGRRSCLSDFFKPLGGEPDVVGFQIVTVGSEISEYERSLFHGGDYQEYLFTHGMGVETAEALAEYWHRQVRREMGIDDQEPDQLRLLFSAKYRGARYSFGYPACPNLEDQTKLFELLEPADIGLELSEEFMIIPEQSTSAIVVHHPEAKYFNIR; encoded by the coding sequence ATGACCGAGACACCCAAAGATCGCACCGTTTCCTATGATCCGCTCATCGAATTGATGGCGCGGTTCGAAAACGTCAAGGCGCAGGACAACTCGGCGAACCCGTTCGAGGGGCTCTCGGAGGAAGAAGTCCTCCAGAAGCACATCGTCGATGGGATCAAGCGTCAGCTGGAGTCGCACATCGACGATGCGCTCACTCAGTACACGCCGCTGCAGATCATCAACGACATCCTGCTAGAAGGGATGAAGACGGTCGGTGAGCTGTTTGGGGTGGGGAAAATGCAGCTTCCATTCGTCCTCCAGAGCGCCGAGGTGATGAAGAGCGCGGTTCGCTACCTTGAGCCGATGATGGAGCGAGTCGAAGGGAGTGAGAAGGGCTCAATTCTGTTGGCGACGGTCTCGGGCGATGTGCACGACATCGGCAAGAACCTCGTCGACATCATCCTCAGCAACAACGGCTATCGCGTCGTGAACATTGGCATCAAACAGCCGATCAATACGATCCTTGAGCAGTTCCAGCAGAACAAGTGTCAGGTGATCGGACTGAGCGGGCTGCTGGTCAAGAGCACGCTGATCATGCGGGACAACCTGCTGGAGATGAACGATCGCAAGCTTGAGCGGATTCCGGTGATCCTTGGCGGTGCGGCGCTCACACGGGCCTACGTCGAGCAGGATCTGCGGGAGTTGTACCGAGGCAGAGTCTACTATGCGCAGGACGCGTTTGAGGGGCTTCGGCTCATGGGTGAGCTTTGCACCGAGACGGCTCCGGCCCCCGAGGTCCAGGACCTCGATGAACCGCTGGAGCGCAGAGTGCGCTCCCATCGAGTGGACGGTGCGGACACTGCGCACTACGTCTTTGACGGAGTGATCTCGGACGTGACGAAGGACATTGCCCCGCCGAAGTTGCCGTTCTACGGTTGGCGGAAGCACGAGAAGTTCGACATCTTCGAGTTGTACCGGTACATCAACACCATCGCGCTCTTCCGCGGGCAGTGGCAGTTCAAACGGCAGGAGTCGATGGACAACCCTGCGTTCACCGCTTGGCTTGAAGAGAACGCTCAGCCCATCTTCGAGCGTTTGCAGCGCAGCCTGGCGCGGCGTATGCACCCCAAGGTGAAATGGGGCTACTTCTGGTGCGGCTCGGAGGGGAATGACCTTGTCATTCTTCACGAAGACGCGAGGACGGAGCGCTTGCGCTTCCGGTTCCCGCGGCAGCTCGAAGGGCGACGGAGCTGTCTGAGCGACTTCTTTAAGCCGTTGGGAGGCGAACCCGATGTCGTTGGATTCCAGATCGTGACCGTCGGGAGTGAAATCTCGGAGTACGAGCGTTCGCTGTTCCACGGCGGCGATTACCAGGAGTACCTGTTCACCCACGGGATGGGTGTGGAGACCGCCGAGGCCCTCGCAGAGTATTGGCACCGGCAGGTCCGGCGAGAGATGGGCATCGATGACCAGGAGCCGGATCAGCTCAGACTCCTTTTCAGTGCGAAGTATCGCGGGGCGCGGTACTCATTTGGCTACCCGGCATGTCCAAACCTGGAAGATCAGACGAAGTTGTTTGAGTTACTCGAACCGGCGGATATCGGGCTCGAGCTCTCAGAAGAGTTCATGATCATTCCGGAACAATCGACCAGCGCCATTGTGGTGCACCACCCTGAAGCCAAGTATTTCAACATCCGATGA
- a CDS encoding FAD-binding protein, with protein MSKLLLIGFSADELSLAGGFIQAMGCEFDALLLSGSSAPVTSAGRVMTFAQGGSVPPDAAAASIAGYTAGYTHVAAVSSMAAKDTFARLAGLVDAPMVTDVIGIEGPHRFRRPIVAGSLIETVEVNSPLTLMTFRPSGFSKLDEPSGTTPAEAVAFSGSGKTVITQAAQRRGGRPDLSQAKIIVSGGRPLRDAATFEQVIGGLADALHGAAGATRAAVDSGIAANELQVGQTGKIVAPDLYIAAGVSGSTQHMAGIKDSKIIVAINTDANAPIFEVADFGLVQDLYTALPEIQSKLR; from the coding sequence ATGTCCAAGCTACTGCTGATCGGATTTTCGGCGGATGAACTCTCGCTCGCGGGCGGTTTCATCCAGGCCATGGGGTGCGAGTTTGACGCACTGCTCCTGTCCGGCTCGAGCGCCCCAGTGACTTCGGCGGGCCGGGTTATGACGTTTGCACAGGGGGGCTCAGTGCCACCCGACGCGGCAGCCGCATCGATCGCCGGGTACACGGCGGGTTACACGCATGTCGCGGCAGTTTCGTCCATGGCCGCAAAGGACACTTTTGCGCGACTCGCTGGTCTGGTGGATGCACCGATGGTCACGGACGTGATCGGAATCGAAGGCCCGCACCGTTTTCGTCGCCCGATTGTCGCGGGAAGCTTGATCGAGACCGTCGAAGTCAATTCGCCGCTCACGCTCATGACTTTCCGACCGAGCGGGTTCTCCAAGCTTGATGAGCCATCGGGCACGACCCCGGCGGAAGCCGTAGCGTTCAGCGGATCGGGGAAGACGGTCATTACTCAGGCAGCTCAGCGCCGAGGTGGTCGTCCGGACCTTTCGCAGGCCAAGATCATCGTGAGCGGTGGTCGTCCGCTGAGGGACGCAGCGACGTTTGAACAAGTCATCGGTGGGCTTGCTGACGCGCTGCACGGGGCAGCGGGGGCAACCCGAGCCGCGGTTGACAGCGGCATTGCCGCGAATGAGCTGCAGGTGGGCCAGACGGGCAAGATTGTCGCACCGGATCTGTACATCGCCGCAGGAGTCTCCGGAAGCACGCAGCACATGGCGGGAATCAAGGACAGCAAAATCATCGTTGCGATCAACACCGATGCGAATGCGCCGATTTTCGAGGTGGCCGATTTCGGCCTTGTGCAGGACTTGTACACGGCGCTGCCAGAAATACAGTCGAAACTGAGATAA
- a CDS encoding electron transfer flavoprotein subunit beta/FixA family protein: MKILVPIKRVIDPYAKVRPSGDGQSIETTGVKFDINPFDEIAVEEAVRMKEKDPSAEVVVVSVGGGEVEEQLRKALAIGADRAILVEKTGDTDPGIIARELKAVVATESPNLILMGKQSTDGDNSQVGPTLAAMLDWPHASFASKISIEGGTATVTRETDLGEETVQMPLPCLITADLRLNEPRYIALPGIVKARSKPLAKVASSNSDSARVKTVAVSAVAPRGAGQRVDSVDSLVTALRDKGVLN; this comes from the coding sequence ATGAAGATTCTTGTACCCATCAAGCGAGTCATTGACCCTTACGCCAAAGTCCGCCCATCGGGTGACGGACAGTCCATCGAGACAACCGGGGTGAAGTTCGACATCAACCCTTTCGATGAGATCGCGGTCGAAGAGGCCGTGCGAATGAAAGAGAAGGACCCTTCGGCCGAAGTCGTCGTGGTGAGTGTCGGAGGCGGTGAGGTCGAAGAACAGCTGCGCAAGGCGCTCGCGATCGGCGCGGACCGAGCGATCCTCGTCGAGAAGACCGGAGACACCGACCCCGGCATCATCGCGCGGGAGCTCAAGGCAGTGGTGGCGACCGAGTCGCCAAACTTGATTCTGATGGGGAAGCAGAGTACGGACGGGGACAACAGCCAAGTTGGCCCGACCCTCGCCGCGATGCTCGATTGGCCGCACGCCTCGTTTGCCAGCAAGATTTCGATCGAGGGTGGGACAGCAACGGTCACGCGCGAGACCGACCTCGGCGAAGAGACCGTCCAAATGCCGCTGCCTTGCCTGATCACCGCGGACCTGCGATTGAACGAGCCGAGGTACATCGCCTTGCCGGGCATCGTCAAGGCCCGCTCCAAACCGTTGGCAAAGGTGGCGAGCAGTAACTCTGACAGTGCCCGGGTGAAGACCGTCGCTGTCTCAGCGGTTGCGCCGCGGGGTGCCGGCCAGCGAGTGGATTCAGTCGATTCACTGGTAACCGCTTTGCGCGACAAAGGAGTGCTGAACTAA